The sequence CTGGCCATGGAGTACATCCACGGCGAGGACGTGCGGCGCATGTGGAAGCGCGCCGCCAGCCAGGGGCTCGAGGTGCCGGTGCCGCTGGCGGTCCGGATCATCATCGAGGCGTGCGCCGGCCTGGACTACGCGCACAAGAAGACGGACCCCTCGGGCAAGCCGCTGGGCATCGTCCACCGGGACGTGTCGCCGCAGAACATCCTGGTGTCCTTCGAGGGCGTGGTGAAGGTGGTGGACTTCGGCATCGCCAAGGCGGCCGACCAGGCCACCGTCACGCGCTCGGGCGTGCTCAAGGGCAAGTACTCGTACATGAGCCCCGAGCAGGCCGCCGGCAAGCGGGTGGACTGCCGCAGCGACGTGTTCGCCCTGGGGGTGGTGCTCTACGAGCTGGTCACCAACACGCGCCTGTTCAAGCGCTCCAGCGACATGCAGACGCTGTCGGCGGTGGCCGAGTGTCACGTGATACCGCCGTCCCAGGCGAACCCGCGCGTCCCGGCGGACCTGGATCCCATCATCCTGAAGGCGCTCGCCCGCGAGCCGGATGCCCGCTACTCGGAGGCGCTCCAGCTCCAGCTGGCGCTCGAGCAGTGGCTGATCGCCCACCAGTTCTCGGCCAGCCCGGCGGAGCTGTCCACCTTCCTGAGCCAGGTGTACGCGGACCGGCTGGCTCGCGAGGCGCGCTCCGGCACCATCGTGGTGGAGGAGGATCCGCCCCTCACCGGACAGCGCACCGCCGTGGAGGGCCATCGCCGCTCGGGGGTGAACCCCAGCGTCGCGCCGAAGAAGGAGGCGGAGGTCACCCGCGCGGACCGCGGGGAGCTGATCGCCGCCGCGGCGGCCGAGACGGTGGAGGTGACGGATCCCTCGCCGCCGCGCGCCTCGCGCACCACCCGCAGCGTCGAGTCGCGCCGCGAGCAGGAGTCGGATCGGCAGCGCGTGGAGCGGCGTCCTCCGCCGCCCCGGCCGATCCCTCCAGAGCCTCCTCGCAGCCAGGGGTTCGAGGAGCTGCCGACCGAGGCGCTGGATGGGGCCTCGCTGGCGCGCCATGGGGTGCCGCCCCTGCAGGATGGCGCGTCCCTCGTGACGGGCACGACGCAGGCGCCGCGCCGCGGTCGCATCCGGCGCCGCTGGGCCATGGCGGGAGCCGCGGCCGTGTCGGCGCTGGTGGTGGCCCTGCTGATGTGGATCATCCTGAGTCCCTCGAGCTCCTCGGAGCCGGCCGTGGTCCGGCTGGAGACGGTGCCGCCGGGGGCCAGGGTCCTGTTCGAGGGCAAGCCGCTGCCGGGCGTCACCCCGCTGACGCTGCCCACCATGGCCGCGGGCACCTACAAGGTGGTGGTCTCCCGGGAGGGCTACCAGGAGCTGCATGCCGCGGTGGCCATTCCCTCCACGGGCAAGGTGACGCTCGAGGCGCTGAACCTCATCGCGCTGACGCCCAGGGAGCCGGCGCCGCCCGTCGTCACTCCCACGCCGCCGGTGAAGACACCGCCTGCTCCGCCCGCTCCCACCGTGGTGAAGCTCACCCTGGAGACGGAGCCGGCGCAGGCGACGATCTTCGTGAATGGCCAGGAGCGGGGCGCGGCCCCGCAGGTGGTGGAGGCGAAGGCCGAGGAGGAGTTGGAGGTGAAGGTGAGTGCTCCGGAGTACAAGGCCCTCTCGAGGAAGGTGAGGGTAGGGGCGGGCCCCGCGCAGGTGGAGCACCTGGTGCTCGAGCCGCTGCCGAAGGCCCCGTCGACGCCGCCCATCAAGCAGACGCGCGTGCCCGAGCCGCCCAAGCCCGCGCCCGAGCCGGTCAAGGCGATGGTGCGCTTCGCGGTGACGCCGTGGGCCGAGGTGACGTGCGGCGGGCGCAACCTGGGCACCACGCCCTTCGAGGCGGTGTCGCTGCCCGTGGGCGTGTACCAGTGCAAGTTCTACAACCCCGATCTGGGCCGGACGCTCACGCAGAAGATCGAAGTGAAGGCCACCGGGATGAACAAAGTCGTGGTGAAGTTCTAGCCATGCCCTGGATGCTCAAGTGACGCTCCCCGCAGGCACCCAGATCGGCAAATACGTCGTCCAGAAGAAGCTCGCCGAAGGCGGGATGGCGGAGATCTACCTGGCCACCTCGC is a genomic window of Hyalangium gracile containing:
- a CDS encoding protein kinase domain-containing protein, which encodes MSLENYGKYQLLKRLAMGGMAQIYLARRKAPEASDELVVIKRILPHLAENVEFIRMFLDEAKIAARLAHPNIVAIHDLGAQDDSFFLAMEYIHGEDVRRMWKRAASQGLEVPVPLAVRIIIEACAGLDYAHKKTDPSGKPLGIVHRDVSPQNILVSFEGVVKVVDFGIAKAADQATVTRSGVLKGKYSYMSPEQAAGKRVDCRSDVFALGVVLYELVTNTRLFKRSSDMQTLSAVAECHVIPPSQANPRVPADLDPIILKALAREPDARYSEALQLQLALEQWLIAHQFSASPAELSTFLSQVYADRLAREARSGTIVVEEDPPLTGQRTAVEGHRRSGVNPSVAPKKEAEVTRADRGELIAAAAAETVEVTDPSPPRASRTTRSVESRREQESDRQRVERRPPPPRPIPPEPPRSQGFEELPTEALDGASLARHGVPPLQDGASLVTGTTQAPRRGRIRRRWAMAGAAAVSALVVALLMWIILSPSSSSEPAVVRLETVPPGARVLFEGKPLPGVTPLTLPTMAAGTYKVVVSREGYQELHAAVAIPSTGKVTLEALNLIALTPREPAPPVVTPTPPVKTPPAPPAPTVVKLTLETEPAQATIFVNGQERGAAPQVVEAKAEEELEVKVSAPEYKALSRKVRVGAGPAQVEHLVLEPLPKAPSTPPIKQTRVPEPPKPAPEPVKAMVRFAVTPWAEVTCGGRNLGTTPFEAVSLPVGVYQCKFYNPDLGRTLTQKIEVKATGMNKVVVKF